The Oncorhynchus nerka isolate Pitt River linkage group LG11, Oner_Uvic_2.0, whole genome shotgun sequence genome includes the window AAAGACaacactgtgcagccatcttcatcgacctggccaaggctcgaccctgtcaatcaccatattcttattggcacactcaatagccttggtttctcaaatgactgcctcgcctggttcaaattggagggccagttgtccggacctctggcagtctctatgggggtaccacagggttcaaatctctggccgactctttctctgtatatatcaatgatgtcgctcttgctgcgagtgattccctgatccacctctacgcagacgacaccattctgtatacatctggcccttcttcggacactgtgttaacaaacctccaggcaagcttcaatgccatacaacactccttccgtggcctccaactgctcttaaacgctagtaaaaccaaatgcatgcttttcaaccattcgctgcccacacctgcccgctcgactagcatcactactctggacggttctgacctagaatatgtggacaactacaaatacctaggtgtctggctagactgtaatctctccttccagactcatatgaaacatctccaatccaaatgaaatctagaatcggctttctattttgcaacaaagcctccttcacacatgctgccaaacttaccctagtaaaactgactatcctaccgatcctcgactcggcgatgtcatctacaaaatagcttcccatatactactcagcaaactggatgcagtctatcacagtgccatccgttttgttaccaaagcccctgcgacctgtatgctctagtcggccggccctcgctacatattcgtcgccagacccactggctccaggtcatctacaagtctctgctaggtaaaactctgccttatctcagctcactggtcacgataaaaacacccacccatagcacgcgctccagtaggtatatctcactggtcatccccaaagccaacacctttaGCCGCCTTTCCTTCTAGTTTTCTGCTGCCAGTaattggaacgaattgcaaaaatcgctgaagttggagacttatatttccttcactaactttaaacatcagctatctgagcagctaacagatcgctgcagctgtacatagtctgtaaatagcccacccaatctacctacctcatcccgaTATTgtgtttatttacttttctgctcttctgcacaccagtatctctacttgcacatcatcatcgttctttttctattgtgttgttgactgtacgcttgtttactccatgtgtaactctgtgttgttgtttgtgtcgcactgctttgctttttcttggccaggtcgcagttgtaaattagaacttgttctcaactagcttacctggttgagtaaaggtgaaataaatcaaatttttaaaaaataaaatatttttcattgtttgcaaactgatatgtgacacatacTAATGCCAAAGTAACATGcaaaacatgtttgtttttttgctaaAAATGTGAGGCTGAATGACAGGTCACCACTGACACGATCTAATCTCAATGTCTGCCTTGTGGTATTCTATTCTTAAGGGTTTTCTCACAGATCCTAAATATGCAGAGGAGGAGGACCTCAGCTCAAAACTGGAAATGTTTAAAAGTGAGATTTCAAGTCTTTTAACTGCACATTGATCAGACAGTTATGTTTCCTTATTGAATGAATCAACAATTAAATAATAATTGTAATGTGTTCTATATTGCTTTACAGACAAATACATGGAATTTGATCTCAATGACCAAGGAGACATTGGTAAAATTGCCTTCTTTTTTTACGACAATCCTGTTGAATAACAAGATTAGGCTAATCATGAGGACAACATAGTTCACATGGATGGCTCAATCTTtgtcacagcctctctctctctctctctctctctctgtcacactctgacctttaatatctctgttttctttatattttggttaggtcagggtgtgatgagggtgggtatgctagtttttgtattgtctagggtttttgtatgtctaggggttttgtaggtctaggtattTATATGTCtttggtggcctgatatggttcccaatcagaggcagctgtttatcgttgtctctgattggggatcatatttaggtagccatttcccttttgtgtttgtgggttcttattctatgtttagttgcctatCGGCACTATCCgtattagcttcacggtttgttctttgttagtttgttcagtgttcattcttatATTGTtaaagaatgtacgcataccacgctaCGCCTTGGTCTCATtcatatgacgaacgtgacactctctctctatctctgtgtcacAGACATGATGGGGCTGAAGCGCATGTTGGAGAAGCTGGGTGTGGCAAAGACTCACTTGGAGCTGAAAAAGATTATGTCAGATGTGGTTGGCAGTGCTGCACGAGACACGTTCTGTTACACAGACTTTCTCAATATGATGCTAGGGAAGAGGAATTCCATACTCCGACTGTGAGTTAGAAGGAAACTGACACTACATTAATGAAGGCATTACATTTGAACTGAAATGAATTTTCTGAATACGATTCTGAACTTTTGTAATCCACTGTATTTCCTTTAAGGCTATATGTCTTTTTGCTACATGACTTGTGTAATAATTTGTTAGTTAATTTTTCTCTGCTGAAGGATCTTGATGTTTGAGGAGAAAGGGAAAGACCAGGAGCCCAAAGAGAGTGGACCACCGCAACGCAAGACTTTTTCAGATCTGCCCTGAAGGCACTTACGTTATGGATCCAATCTGTTCATATAAAAACTGAATGTCAAATGAACTGGGTTATACAGGTTTCATTGTAAGGAATAAAGAAAGGTTTGATTGATCCATAGGCTTGTCCATTTGTTGGTGAAAAACGTGTGTGCAGCTGCAGAACCTCATATCAAGCTCTTGATCGAATATACTTAACAAAGTATATCAATTGTCAGCATTTCTGATAAAATGATAGAATCCCATAACAGATGAGTGTTTGTGTAAATGGTGAAAAACATCACTCAAAGTGAAAAGTAAAATTATATATTCCATTTCTTTCTATGTAAGTGTCGAATAAAAATAGAGTAAACCTTGTTTGAGTaagcttctcctctcctccaaagaATGCAAAATTCTACATTCAGTTATGGCAGCACCCAACGGGATAGCTACCCTGCCTTGCCTGTTGAACATGACAACAGGAAATCCCCAAATATCATCAGTGACCTGGGCAGAGATCAAGGGAGACGGTGAGATCCAAATACTTCAATACCCTACAATACCCTACCCGGggtggcatggtagcctagtggttagagcgttggaccagtaaccggaaggttgcaagttcaaatccctgagct containing:
- the LOC115119891 gene encoding allograft inflammatory factor 1-like, producing the protein MKLNSINEGFLTDPKYAEEEDLSSKLEMFKNKYMEFDLNDQGDIDMMGLKRMLEKLGVAKTHLELKKIMSDVVGSAARDTFCYTDFLNMMLGKRNSILRLILMFEEKGKDQEPKESGPPQRKTFSDLP